The genomic interval TATGTGGCTATTGCCTGCGTGGTGTCTTACCTGTTTTCAGGACATAACAGCATTTACGGCAGACAGAAAATAGGCGAGCCCAAGCACAGCCGTTTTAGCAATTATTCGGATAAGACCATTTCCAGCCTAAAATAAAAATTCAAAGCGATATGCAACAGTACCAATTATTAAGGATCTATTTCAAATACGGTCAGAAGTCCAACAAATTGTCCTTCTGGCAAAAGCTGTGGAATAATAATTTAAGCAGTCAATTGCTCAAAGCTGCTAAAGAACAAAAAATACATCAGGCAAATATTTTTAATGCCAGTGCAGGTTATCTGGGGAAGGGGAATATAGTATATAATGTATCTGAATTGCCGCCATCCAAAAATACGGTATGCCTTGAACTAATTGATGAAGAGCTAAAATTACAAACCTTTCTGAAAACTAATGAAGCGGAGCTTCAAGAGGCTATAAACATTTTGCTGCATCCCATAGAGCAAGTCATATCATAATAAAGATTTAACCCCATTTAATCTAACAAGAAAGCTGAAATCTACCTTTCAGTCTTCCAACTTTTTCTTTTGCCTGAGAAGTTTAAAATTACATATCCTAAAATACCTGCAATTAATGAGGTAATCAGAACAGATAATTTTGCCTCCTCAATGAAAATGTGATTATCAAATGATAGTATCGATATAAAAATAGACATCGTAAAGCCTATTCCTGCCAGCAATCCCAATCCCACCATATGTAACATTTTGCTGTTTTCAGGTAATTGGCCGATACCCAATTTAGAACAGATAAAAGAAGTTGTCACAATGCCGATTGGTTTACCGAAAATCAGTCCCAAAGAAATCCCTAATCCTAAAGGAGAAGTCAATCCTTCAATCATTTCCCTCTGAATAGTGATATTGGTATTGGCAAATGCAAAAATGGGAATAATAAGAAAATTGACAGGTTTTACAAGAGCGTGTTCCAGTCTTTCTAAAGGTGATTCTGCTTCAGTATCATTTGTAGGCAAAGTCATCGCTACCAATACTCCAGCAATAGTGGCGTGAATACCGGAATGATGTACAAAGTACCATATAAACACACCAGGAATTAGGTACGGGTAAGGATTTTTCACATTAAAGCGATTCATAACTATCAGGATTATCATTCCTATTCCAGCCAGTCCAAGGTAAGCAAATTCAATTCCTTCTGAATAAAATATCGCAATGACTAAAATAGCAATGAGGTCGTCTACGATTGCCAATGCGGCCAGGAATATTTTCAAACTGCTTGGCACCCGTTTATCCAATAGAGAAATAACAGCCAATGCAAAAGCGATATCGGTGGCCATTGGAATACCCCATCCGCCACCAGTCTCACTTCCCGAATTAAAACCTAAATATATTAAAGCGGGTACAACAGCTCCACCAATAGCTGCAATGATCGGCAGAACAGCTTTTTTTGGCGAGGAAAGTTCACCTTCGACTATTTCTCTTTTTATTTCCAATCCCACCAAGAGGAAAAAGATGGCCATCAATCCATCGTTGACCCACATACTGATAGAGTAATTGAGATGAATGGTTTTATTTTCAAAACCAAGTTTTGTGTCCAATAAATTTTGTAATGGAACTGCTAGTGATGTATTTGCAATTATCAATGAAATTATAACGCATAAAAAAAGGAGAAAACCTCCAAAATTGCTCGATTGTACAAAGTCTTTGAAAATTCTAAAATTGATTTTATCCTGCATATTAAGATGAAAAAATTAAATATCGCAATATACCAATAATAACTAACCTAGCCTAATAAATTGAGTGTTATAAGTCCGTCAAATTAACTGGTTTTTTTTGGATAAATCTATGTATTTGAAAGAATATTTCTTTAAATTCAGCATATAGAATCCTTGGATATTAGCAAATAAGCCAATACCCTTTTAATTAAAAAAAATAGTTTTAATACTTTTTTATACTGTTATTGCTACTGATGGACCAAGACAGTAATCAAAACATGGATCGTAATAGGCATTATTTTTCCATAGTATGTATGTTAATTCCAGTAATTTCCTTTGAATGGCTACAATTGCCTTCATTTTAATGCCGTGCTTTGAAACTATTCTTAGGAAAATATTTCTGAACCGTTCATCCGTCCTTATTGCAGCCAATGCAGGAAAGTGCATTACTTTCCTTAAATTCCTGTTACCGCGTTTGGATATTCGGGGTTTGGATTTCACAGAAGTTCCCGATGTCTTCTCCCTGAGATCTAATCCAGCATAACTGACCAACTGTCTTTTATTCTTTATTAACTCAAATCCATTAGTTTCGGCAATAATTGTTACAGCGGTTAGGCTTCCGATTCCAGGAATAGAAGATACTATCTTCATCTTTTCCACTAGTGCTTTGTCAGTTTTAATAAGTACTGCGATTTCTTCTCTTATCTCTTTTTCCTGCAAATCAATAAAAGCTATTCTTCTTTTAGTTCGTTTGACTGAGCTTTCACTTGAAGTTGCAGAAGTACGTTCTGCATGCAATTGATTTTTTAACATTGTACGCTCATGTACCAGCTGCTCTCGTTCCCGACAAAGCTGTTTCAAATCATTGAATATTTTTAAAGGAGGTTGCCAAACTTCCAACTGCCTTTCTAAACCAAATCTCGAAATGGCTTGTGAAGCGCTTTTGTCAGTTATGGTTTTTATGTCAAGTGTTCTGACATAATTACTAATCTTATTTGGCAGAACAATACTTACTTGTTTTTTAATACTGCAAAGATAATAGGCCAAGGATTCGTGGTAAACTCCTGTAGCTTCCATTATGTACCGTACATCCGTTGTAGTAGATGTCTGTTTATTTACCCACGATACAAGACTTGAAAAACCTTTTTTATGGTTAGGAAATACTTTATAGTCATAAATTTCAATGCTCATCTGTTCATCCATTCTACCAAGTGATACAACTAATTCATTTTGAGCAACATCAATCCCTACTGTCTGCTTTAATGATACCTTCATCTTATCTGGTTTAGGTAAGTGATAACCTTTCTTCATCTTTTCTCCTGACTGGATATACTGGCTATAAGACTCATACAAATGAGCAAATTCCTTACATTCTGTTCAGATTCTAAAAGGTTAAAGAAGAGGAGGCAGTCTCTTTTCTTGAATATACCATAAGGCTATTTAAAGCAAAATCTGCTCTCGCCCTTCTTCACTTAGATTATATTATGCAAACATAGGAGAAGCAAAAGAAGGCCGCTTTGTTGTGCCGGCTTTCATTTAAATTGAGGTATAGGCTCTTTTTTCCAGCGCGGAAATCCTTTGAAGAGATACTGCATCTTTTCAAATTCGATAAGGGCTATGAGCTCTTCTTTGCACTTGGCTCTAAATCCCCGAATACGCAGGAAGTCCTTAAGGGGGAAATCAGCCATCTGCCCGAAGGTTTCGATATCCATTGCATCGAGTACCGACAGCAGTCTTCTGCTTAACGGATACTGGCTTTCAGTCACGCGTTTTTCCCTGTCTTTTTTAGTTTTTTCTTTTCTGATTTGGGCGGGACTGGGGTTTAGTTCGCGTTTTAGCTCCTGCAGCTTCTCAATATACCCGTTGATTTCTGAAAGCAGTTCGGCCACTGCCTTTGCTTTACTCAATGTTCTCTCATAAAGCGTCTCCACATATTGGGATGTAACACCATATTGTGCTGCCGCCTCTTTAATGGGGGGCTTTTTTAACAGAAGTTTATGAAGCAGACGATATTCCTTTTCAGGAAGAGCTTTTTTTGACATTTCGATATAAAAGCTGTTTGAGCAGTCAATTTCATTTTGCATAACGATAGAAGTTAAGTCCCTATTGCCAAAATATGTATTTGGCTCTTGCGGTTCAGTGCTAATATGCTAATGCTGATTGAGTTATGCAATGCAATTGCAGTAAAGGATTAAGAAGGGCAGCAAACAAAACAGCCCAAAGCAATGCTTTGGACTGTAATATATTTCATTTCAATACTTTTAGCAAGTACTAAAATTTAAGGTGCATATCGCTTATCAGCCTGGCTTTTACCAGATCTGAATTTTTGATCTTGAGTGTCTGGTGTCTGCCTCCGTTTTTCTCAAAAATCTCAATCAGCAGCAGCTTGTCATCCGCTATTGTAAACTGGTACAAGAGAAACACATTCTGGTCTGCGGTTTTTCCTGGAACCTCATCCATCATTTTATAAGTGCGCAGCGGGATAAGCGGCCTTTGCTGGATGGCAGTGCGTCTGGCTGTTTTTTTATCGACAACCTTGAAGCTCATAAAATCAATGCCAAAGGGGACATTGGTGCTGTTTTCAAGCTGGGTGTGGAAATAATACTTGCCGTTGTGGATATAGATTCCCTTTAGGCTGAACTGTATCCCGAAACTCTCCGATGAGATGTGTTTTAAGACTCGTTTATTGTTTTTGTAAATAGTTTCCAGGATCAAGGCAGCGAGCGAAGGCGGTGTTTTTCCTAGCTCTTCAAAAAGGACACCGCCGGCTGTTGCTTTCTCAGCGCTATTGTGCATCTGTTGCAGATCATAGCTCAGAGTCGTTGGTGCGGAGCTGTACTGAACATTAAAACTGTAAAAGCGCCCCTCATCGGTAATGACCGAAAAGTTGGTTTCTTGCTCGAAAGCCCTGACGGCTGCCTTGACGCGAAGGACGTTTTCTGCATCCTCAGCTTTTCCGGCCGTTAGAAAGTCACTTCCCAAATCCACGTATCTTATAGCGGAGGGGAAAATAAGATGGGAAGTTTTATCGTAAGTGACCTGCATATCGTATGGCTCTATTGTTCCCAAATCCAGGTTTGAAATATGATTTTCCTGCGCTGATGCAAATACTGCGCGGGTTATTAAAATGGCAATAGCCAAAAATGTCTTTAAATGAGTTTTCATAATTAATTTATTTGAGATTGCTATTATTTTTTGGAAACCAGAAAGACCTGATGCCCTGCTTTAAGGGTAACTTTGGGCGACCTTATTTTCTTGGCGAAATAGCCCGAGATGCCCTGGACCACCCCGCGGCTCAGGTCGGCGGCCATCTGCTGTCCTGCTGACTGGGTCATCATAAGGCTGCTACCGGACTGCTGGCTCATATTGCCCGCCATTTCGGTCAGGGCGCTTCTTTCGGCAGAATACGGAACAGGCACTCCCTGCTGGCCGTCAAGATCGTAAATGTTGATATCCGCCGCAATAATGGATCCGTCAAGTTCGATCGAAGTGATTTTCAACTGAAGGCGTCCTGCCTGAATCCTGGCATGCGCAGTGACTATTGCACCTGCGGCTATGATACGGCCTGAAACCTTTGCAGGTTCAAGTAATCGAAGCGATACGCCTGCCTCTCCGATGATGGTCTGGGTTTGGTGCACGCAGGCTCTGACGCTGTTTTTTGTATTAAGTGTTTCCTGCACTGAAGCTGCAGAATTAAACCCTCTGCCTGTGTTCCATTTTGCATTCAAAGTGCTGTCGGAAGGAGCACGATACAGCGCGGAAACCTTGCTTTTTATTGCAGGAACAAGCGCCGAAAAACTCTTTGCTTCCGATTGCCCTATTTCCACTGTAGTGTTCTGGCCTGCAACAGTGACAGGATCGGAGCTTGAAGGAAGGTATTTGGCCGCCATCTGATATGATTTTTCCATAAGGGCGAGCTGATCATCAACGGTGGCAGGCGGGGGAATTTCCTTTTGCGAAAGCTCCTTCTTCATCTCCTCGAGCTGCCTGCGGAGTTCCTTTGTTTCGCTGTCATCCTCTTGATAGAATGAGCCGAGTGTGCTTTGGGCACTGCGGTAGGTGTTCAGCGCTGGATTTTTAGGATCTTCTGTGCCATCGGGCGGTGATTGTTCCTGACCAGCGCTGGCCTCATTCCAGTAATCGGACAGCGCCGTTAATGCATTCTTTTTCTGCTCTTCTTTGTCTTCGAGTATTTTCTGCTCATACGCTTTCTGTTTGTCTGCCTGCAGCACAGATCCGCTTGCCTGCGGCACGCTGTCGTTCAGACCAATATCTTGAATCTGTTTTTTATCCTTCGAAGGCTTAAAGATTAAGTACATGCAGCCGATGCAGACAATTCCCATCAGGGCGAAAATTAGCGGTTTTTTAAAACGCTCGACAGCCGTCTTCTTTTCATCAGGCACAAATGAGCTGCTGCTCTGGCCAGCCTCTTCTGAGAGAAGACGGACCTTTTTTTGGGTTTCTTTCATATTGCTATTTTTTTAAAATTGGCTTTAGGGTGTCCTTTACAGATGCCTGATTTTCTTTTTCCGGCTGTGCCGGGCTTTGGATATGCTCGACAGCCATATTATTTTTCGCGTGTTCCGTATCAAGGCATACGTTGAAAATGACAACTGCCGTCAGCAGCACGTAAGCTGCAAAAAAGCACAGTATCACCTGGTGCTGCCTTTTTATCGGCATTGCGTCCCAGTTCCTGTCAAGCCCTTCCAGACAGTGGTCTATATTTGCTCTTAATTTTTTCATAACCTTTACTGTTTGTGTTATCAGAGTTTAAAACCTTTGGAGGGTTTATCTACTTGCTGCTGCTGTTCGTCATTGACCAGGGCGACTGTCTGCGAGGCGGTAGGCGCAGAAAGCACGGACAGGTTTGTCAATTCCGATTTTTTCAGAAGCTGCCCAAATTGATCTTTCCTTGCAACCTCCATTCTGTTGAGGGAAAACTTGCCGTTCAGATATTCTACCCACATAATGCATTGCACACTTGGATTGTCATCACCCGACCATTGCAGGTAGCCTGTCAGCAGCAAGTCTGCTTTAGGCAGACTATCTGTCCCTTTTTGGCAGTTTTCAAGGTATTCGCTGATGCTGTCTTTTAACTTTCCTGCGTATGCACCCTGCGTATGAAAGTAGCCGTTGTAGCCTTTGCCAGTCAGGATTCCCGTAAATGTTTCTAAATCATATGATGCTTCCATAAGATTTTTTTTAGCGTTGGATGACTTCTATATCCCGGTTTTCAACCACGGCAAATTTTTCAATATTAAAGCCCTGCGGATTATTGTCCGAGCGTACCGAGTTGACCAGAAGGCATGATGTCACCAGGCTGCGTTTGGTAACATTGCTAGAGCGTATGATAATCTGCCTTGCATAGCTGCGAACTGCGTAAGGGTATGTCTCAAAATTGCAGACCACGCTGTCTATTTCAATGCGCTGCTGGACATTGCCAGATATAATCCGGTTGTAATAGCCTTTCTCCAAAAGATCCTTGTAATAATCAAAGGCACTTTTATCGGCAAGATTGAATGCCCTTTTCATATTGCTTTCGATGGCATTCTTGTCAGGGGCAAGGGTAAAGAATAGCTCGTGAAAACGCCTTACGTGCTCGCGGGCTTCCACGGGACGGTTGATCGAGGCATCTTGGGCAAGTGCAAGCATGAGTGATTTGCCATTGTCCAGCACATAAATTTTCTGGCGCTGCTGCTCAGCAAAACGGTGAGATCTCCAAAGCGCGTAGCCGGTCACAAATGCACAGAGCACGGCAAACACGATGGCGTAGAGCCTGATCTGGCGAAAACTGTTTTCTATATTTCTAAGTGTTTTAAATTCCATCTTATCGATTTTTTAATAGTTATTTATTGATGAGCCTTCCAGCAATGTTGCCTGCGGCGGAACCTGCTCCGGCGCCTGCGATATTTCCGGATTTCATGGCAGTCTGATGGATGTTGCGTGAAAAGTTTCCTGCGCCGCCTGCCTGGATTATCCAGCCTGTCACAGTCGGAATGGTAAAATAGCCTACAATGCCTATAATCATAAAAATGATGTACACGGTGTTTGATTTGTCAGGAATGAAAGCGGGATCGGCAAGCATTTCAATGTCCCTTTCAATAATCAGGGACTGGATCCTGGCCAGCATTGAGCTGAACAGATCCGCTACGGGAAGCCAGAGATAGACGCTTACATACCTTGTAATCCACTGGGTGAGTGTCGACTCAAAGCCGTCCCAGACTGATATGGCAAATGCGATGGGTCCAAGGATGGACAGTACGATAAGAAAGAAAGTCCGGATGGTGTCTATCACGAGCGCTGCCGCTTGAAACAGTATTTCCAGCATGTTGCGAAACCACTCCTTTATTATTTTCTCTATCTGATAGGTCTGCCTGTCCATATACATTGAGGCCATAGTACCGATGTCTGAGGGCGACCAGCCCAGTTCGTCGAGCTTCTTGTCGAACTCAGCGTCTGATACCATGTAAGCGGTCTCGGGATTACGTATCATCGCTTCATGCTCAAGTAGGTCTTTTTTTGCCTGAAGATCGTTCAGATCCAATACCTGATCTTCCAGAATGCCATGTGTTCCCTGAACTATCGGGCTTAATACGGCATTGATTGAGCCCAGTACTATGGTCGGGAAAAACATAATGCAGAGACCCAGCGCAAAAGGGCGCAGAAGTGGGTAGACATCAATGGGCGCGGCGCGGCTTAACGCCTGCCAGACTTTCAGGGCCACATAAAACAGTGCTCCGAGCCCTGCCAGTCCTTTTGCCACTGCCGCCATATCGGCGGACAGTGGCAGCATCTCATCATACAGAGAGCGAAGGACCTCATGAAGATTATTGAATTCCATATTACCAGTATTTTTGGTTCGGGCTGCCGTAGAGATCAAGAACCCTTTTGGTGCTGTTCTGCTTTTTAGCCCGTAGGATGCTGACTGAAATATTTTTATTGGTATAATAGCGCACCAGGCTGTGGTATTCTTTTACCTCTTTGTATACTCGGTCAACAACATCCATTCGTTCCTTGTCACTGAGTGACAGGCTGGACGAGGTGACAATCTGCTTGAGTTCTTTTAAAAGCTCGGTGCTCTCTCCCAGCAGCGCCGAATATCCTTTGGCAATGGCGGTGAGTTCCCTTGCCGAAAAGTTCGGGTCATTGAGCATCCTGCCGAAATTCTGTACGTACATTTCCGATACATCGCCTACCAGAAGCACTGTCTGCTGTACTTTGCGTGCGTCTTTTACCAGATTGTTGATGGCCTGCAGTTTGTCATAGTATTCCTTGCCCTGCTTGTAGACCTTTTCGACTTCCTTGAAATTCTTGACAACGTTGCTTACCGTCGAGGAGGTCTGTATGATTTCATTGGCACTGTTGAGGATCCCTGAGGCAAGATTGGCCGGGTCGGTCACTACAAACTGCGCTTTTGCTGATGGCGCGCCGGAAAGCATAATTGCGGCACACGCCATGAATAGTATTCTT from Flavobacterium sp. YJ01 carries:
- a CDS encoding DUF190 domain-containing protein; the protein is MQQYQLLRIYFKYGQKSNKLSFWQKLWNNNLSSQLLKAAKEQKIHQANIFNASAGYLGKGNIVYNVSELPPSKNTVCLELIDEELKLQTFLKTNEAELQEAINILLHPIEQVIS
- the nhaA gene encoding Na+/H+ antiporter NhaA; this encodes MQDKINFRIFKDFVQSSNFGGFLLFLCVIISLIIANTSLAVPLQNLLDTKLGFENKTIHLNYSISMWVNDGLMAIFFLLVGLEIKREIVEGELSSPKKAVLPIIAAIGGAVVPALIYLGFNSGSETGGGWGIPMATDIAFALAVISLLDKRVPSSLKIFLAALAIVDDLIAILVIAIFYSEGIEFAYLGLAGIGMIILIVMNRFNVKNPYPYLIPGVFIWYFVHHSGIHATIAGVLVAMTLPTNDTEAESPLERLEHALVKPVNFLIIPIFAFANTNITIQREMIEGLTSPLGLGISLGLIFGKPIGIVTTSFICSKLGIGQLPENSKMLHMVGLGLLAGIGFTMSIFISILSFDNHIFIEEAKLSVLITSLIAGILGYVILNFSGKRKSWKTER
- a CDS encoding IS110 family transposase → MKVSLKQTVGIDVAQNELVVSLGRMDEQMSIEIYDYKVFPNHKKGFSSLVSWVNKQTSTTTDVRYIMEATGVYHESLAYYLCSIKKQVSIVLPNKISNYVRTLDIKTITDKSASQAISRFGLERQLEVWQPPLKIFNDLKQLCREREQLVHERTMLKNQLHAERTSATSSESSVKRTKRRIAFIDLQEKEIREEIAVLIKTDKALVEKMKIVSSIPGIGSLTAVTIIAETNGFELIKNKRQLVSYAGLDLREKTSGTSVKSKPRISKRGNRNLRKVMHFPALAAIRTDERFRNIFLRIVSKHGIKMKAIVAIQRKLLELTYILWKNNAYYDPCFDYCLGPSVAITV
- the traN gene encoding conjugative transposon protein TraN, which gives rise to MKTHLKTFLAIAILITRAVFASAQENHISNLDLGTIEPYDMQVTYDKTSHLIFPSAIRYVDLGSDFLTAGKAEDAENVLRVKAAVRAFEQETNFSVITDEGRFYSFNVQYSSAPTTLSYDLQQMHNSAEKATAGGVLFEELGKTPPSLAALILETIYKNNKRVLKHISSESFGIQFSLKGIYIHNGKYYFHTQLENSTNVPFGIDFMSFKVVDKKTARRTAIQQRPLIPLRTYKMMDEVPGKTADQNVFLLYQFTIADDKLLLIEIFEKNGGRHQTLKIKNSDLVKARLISDMHLKF
- the traM gene encoding conjugative transposon protein TraM, whose translation is MKETQKKVRLLSEEAGQSSSSFVPDEKKTAVERFKKPLIFALMGIVCIGCMYLIFKPSKDKKQIQDIGLNDSVPQASGSVLQADKQKAYEQKILEDKEEQKKNALTALSDYWNEASAGQEQSPPDGTEDPKNPALNTYRSAQSTLGSFYQEDDSETKELRRQLEEMKKELSQKEIPPPATVDDQLALMEKSYQMAAKYLPSSSDPVTVAGQNTTVEIGQSEAKSFSALVPAIKSKVSALYRAPSDSTLNAKWNTGRGFNSAASVQETLNTKNSVRACVHQTQTIIGEAGVSLRLLEPAKVSGRIIAAGAIVTAHARIQAGRLQLKITSIELDGSIIAADINIYDLDGQQGVPVPYSAERSALTEMAGNMSQQSGSSLMMTQSAGQQMAADLSRGVVQGISGYFAKKIRSPKVTLKAGHQVFLVSKK
- a CDS encoding nitrogen regulatory IIA protein, whose product is MKKLRANIDHCLEGLDRNWDAMPIKRQHQVILCFFAAYVLLTAVVIFNVCLDTEHAKNNMAVEHIQSPAQPEKENQASVKDTLKPILKK
- the traK gene encoding conjugative transposon protein TraK codes for the protein MEFKTLRNIENSFRQIRLYAIVFAVLCAFVTGYALWRSHRFAEQQRQKIYVLDNGKSLMLALAQDASINRPVEAREHVRRFHELFFTLAPDKNAIESNMKRAFNLADKSAFDYYKDLLEKGYYNRIISGNVQQRIEIDSVVCNFETYPYAVRSYARQIIIRSSNVTKRSLVTSCLLVNSVRSDNNPQGFNIEKFAVVENRDIEVIQR
- the traJ gene encoding conjugative transposon protein TraJ — encoded protein: MEFNNLHEVLRSLYDEMLPLSADMAAVAKGLAGLGALFYVALKVWQALSRAAPIDVYPLLRPFALGLCIMFFPTIVLGSINAVLSPIVQGTHGILEDQVLDLNDLQAKKDLLEHEAMIRNPETAYMVSDAEFDKKLDELGWSPSDIGTMASMYMDRQTYQIEKIIKEWFRNMLEILFQAAALVIDTIRTFFLIVLSILGPIAFAISVWDGFESTLTQWITRYVSVYLWLPVADLFSSMLARIQSLIIERDIEMLADPAFIPDKSNTVYIIFMIIGIVGYFTIPTVTGWIIQAGGAGNFSRNIHQTAMKSGNIAGAGAGSAAGNIAGRLINK
- a CDS encoding DUF4141 domain-containing protein; this translates as MKRILFMACAAIMLSGAPSAKAQFVVTDPANLASGILNSANEIIQTSSTVSNVVKNFKEVEKVYKQGKEYYDKLQAINNLVKDARKVQQTVLLVGDVSEMYVQNFGRMLNDPNFSARELTAIAKGYSALLGESTELLKELKQIVTSSSLSLSDKERMDVVDRVYKEVKEYHSLVRYYTNKNISVSILRAKKQNSTKRVLDLYGSPNQKYW